In Candidatus Schekmanbacteria bacterium, the following proteins share a genomic window:
- a CDS encoding TIGR04076 family protein — MDKEKDPREIETTPDFFKEVISAINKQYAELTITEVEGKCPYGHKEGEKFRISAMNSDGLCGSLYAAIEPSVFTLDYGGNYPWEHKTKYFKYACPEMGKVKVEVRHKEKEDIRVLKTKKPAVDMTGKGYAGIDKYRIFVEILGIERHCTWGHRVGHKFEIDPFNVGNVCGCLYWSAYRFMNVLFEGASLPWEAEENIIHGMCPDIHNQVIYRLIREERK; from the coding sequence ATGGATAAAGAAAAAGATCCTCGCGAAATTGAAACCACTCCTGATTTTTTTAAAGAAGTTATATCTGCAATAAACAAACAATATGCTGAATTAACGATAACAGAAGTTGAAGGTAAATGTCCCTATGGACACAAAGAAGGAGAAAAATTCCGCATATCTGCAATGAATTCAGATGGTCTCTGCGGATCGCTTTACGCAGCTATTGAACCTTCTGTGTTTACTCTTGATTATGGAGGAAATTATCCTTGGGAGCATAAAACAAAATATTTTAAATATGCCTGTCCTGAAATGGGGAAGGTTAAGGTGGAAGTAAGACATAAAGAAAAGGAAGATATTAGAGTCCTAAAAACAAAGAAGCCCGCTGTGGATATGACGGGCAAGGGATATGCCGGAATCGATAAGTACAGAATTTTTGTGGAAATCCTTGGTATTGAGCGCCATTGCACATGGGGACATCGAGTGGGGCATAAATTTGAGATTGACCCTTTTAATGTTGGTAATGTCTGCGGATGTCTCTATTGGTCGGCATATCGATTTATGAATGTTCTTTTTGAGGGAGCAAGTCTTCCTTGGGAAGCAGAAGAGAATATTATTCACGGAATGTGTCCTGATATTCATAATCAGGTTATCTACCGTCTTATCAGAGAGGAAAGAAAATAA